From Cellulophaga lytica DSM 7489, a single genomic window includes:
- the ybeY gene encoding rRNA maturation RNase YbeY, giving the protein MIDFHYETDFSLIDNTKYIDWINRIIASEEHLTGDINYIFCDDSYLLNINQQYLNHDTYTDIITFDYTDGKVISSDIYISVERVKENAVDFKVDFDVEMLRVMAHGLLHLAGYKDKSTEEAALMRSKEEEKIKLFHVEH; this is encoded by the coding sequence ATGATTGATTTTCATTATGAAACAGATTTTAGTTTAATTGATAATACCAAGTATATCGATTGGATTAATAGGATTATAGCTTCTGAAGAGCATTTAACAGGTGATATCAATTACATTTTCTGTGATGATTCATACTTGTTAAACATCAATCAGCAGTATTTAAATCACGATACGTATACAGATATTATTACGTTTGATTATACAGATGGGAAGGTTATTAGCTCTGACATCTACATTTCTGTAGAACGAGTTAAAGAAAATGCAGTAGATTTTAAGGTAGATTTTGATGTAGAAATGCTTAGAGTTATGGCTCACGGCTTACTACATCTTGCCGGATACAAGGATAAATCTACTGAAGAAGCGGCATTAATGAGGAGTAAAGAAGAAGAAAAAATTAAATTGTTCCACGTGGAACATTAA